One Brassica napus cultivar Da-Ae chromosome C4, Da-Ae, whole genome shotgun sequence genomic region harbors:
- the LOC111205105 gene encoding BRISC and BRCA1-A complex member 2 has translation MPRPTCESPFSSLVQPIGTFTLSVIGILPMALEAFPPLIADQLHYLLNHSSDSIKIENVRSGNRFNPRILDRFTLVIPYCLDAIKWDVIYNSEYPSAPPDFIFGPDDEDFMPCSSTIAPVDSLLDKALSEWNNQDSTLLLVLIQGLRDQYVAYQRKRVGQVDDDRVKFEISTVLTRKRIEMQMTSGADKPEEVKFAVPLVMDMSVNKLVVGCPWKNEQKIYLQVVYPILRKYESAPSSPRLKLVSSSDLKALFSVVDVKLPPWMDGMCLAEYLPHLEETLERQILEAVSAIVVRRSFVEALTLFLGRPLEADPTFCRKASFLATSGPFPFVVHFFFPTQFPKQQPALMLQSCQHLNQLSEPVKLNLLTDYPWSPRWEVGRMAERLCDFLTDEAVNFKKYCNEALLQH, from the exons atgcccaggcctacttGTGAGAGCCCTTTTTCATCTCTTGTGCAACCTATAGGCACTTTCACCCTGTCGGTAATAGGGATTCTTCCCATGGCGCTCGAAGCATTTCCCCCTTTAATCGCCGATCAGCTCCATTACTTACTCAACCACTCTTCTGATTCCATCAAG ATCGAAAATGTACGGTCGGGTAACAGGTTCAATCCCAGAATCCTCGATCGTTTTACTTTGGTCATACCTTATTGTCTGGACGCGATCAAAT GGGATGTTATTTACAATTCAGAGTATCCATCAGCTCCTCCTGATTTCATATTTGGGCCAGACGATGAGGATTTTATGCCTTGTAGTAGCACTATTGCTCCTGTTGATTCATTACTAGACAAGGCGTTGTCTGAGTGGAACAACCAGGACTCGACACTGCTACTTGTTCTCATTCAAGGATTGAG GGATCAATATGTGGCCTACCAACGAAAGCGAGTGGGTCAAGTTGATGATGATCGTGTCAAGTTTGAAATTAGCACCGTTTTAACTCGCAAG CGAATTGAAATGCAAATGACTTCAGGAGCTGACAAG CCAGAGGAAGTCAAGTTTGCAGTACCTCTTGTGATGGATATGAGCGTAAACAAACTTGTTGTTGGGTGCCCTTGGAAGAATGAGCAGAAAATTTATCTTCAG GTGGTATACCCGATTCTTCGAAAGTATGAATCAGCACCTTCGTCACCTCGTCTTAAATTAGTATCATCTTCTGATTTAAAAGCGCTTTTCTCTGTAGTGGATGTTAAACTTCCTCCATGGATGGATGGGAT GTGCTTAGCTGAATATCTTCCCCATCTCGAAGAAACCCTTGAGAGACAA ATCCTGGAAGCTGTTTCTGCAATTGTTGTAAGGAGGAGTTTTGTTGAGGCACTGACTCTTTTTCTTGGAAGACCTCTTGAAGCGGATCCT ACCTTTTGCCGTAAGGCATCGTTCCTTGCTACCTCGGGACCATTTCCATTCGTG GTtcacttcttctttccaactcaaTTTCCAAAGCAGCAGCCAGCTCTAATGCTCCAAAGTTGCCAG catTTAAACCAATTGAGCGAGCCGGTCAAATTAAACCTCCTCACCGATTACCCATGGAGTCCAAGGTGGGAAGTGGGGCGCATGGCTGAACGATTGTG TGACTTCCTAACCGATGAAGCTGTCAActtcaaaaaatattgtaacgaAGCTCTGCTCCAACATTAG
- the LOC125585879 gene encoding uncharacterized protein K02A2.6-like → MDIIGPMPNSRQRCFVLVLTDYFTKWIEAEAEAFAQVTEKEVRGFVWKNVICRHGLPYEIVTDNGSQFMSGNFKDFCNKWDIRLSPSTPRYPQGNGHAESSNKIIIDGSRSVSISKKDTGPTNSTVSSGRIGRPPEERLNPLPSPSHTDGNNGSGRGQRNKSPPIKDA, encoded by the coding sequence ATGGATATCATCGGACCAATGCCAAACTCCCGTCAACGCTGCTTCGTGTTAGTATTAACCGACTACTTCACCAAGTGGATTGAAGCCGAAGCCGAAGCCTTCGCGCAGGTTACCGAGAAGGAAGTTCGCGGCTTTGTTTGGAAAAACGTTATCTGTCGTCACGGCCTACCATACGAGATTGTGACCGACAATGGATCCCAGTTTATGTCTGgaaattttaaagatttctGCAACAAGTGGGACATCCGACTAAGCCCCTCGACACCAAGGTACCCTCAGGGAAACGGACATGCGGAGTCCTCGAATAAGATCATCATCGACGGGTCAAGAAGCGTCTCGATCTCAAAAAAGGACactgggccgacgaactcgacggTGTCCTCTGGTCGCATCGGACGACCCCCCGAGGAGCGACTAAATCCACTCCCTTCTCCCTCGCATACAGATGGAAacaatggctccggccgaggtCAACGTAACAAGTCTCCGCCGATCAAAGATGCCTAA